One window of the Bdellovibrionales bacterium genome contains the following:
- a CDS encoding DUF1543 domain-containing protein, whose product MGTLQPFSFTENKLIAFYLGGRAPRCSLELHDVMFLVGKSSEELIPQIKENWFGTPKSLHVDSWLALENVEGYDITVSKGQNNNQRKSKDDLKLYFVNLGAYKKEVFGEMHYMKFLVAESPLEAKNKAKKNLENDLVELHTDDLYDIDDCIEIEKIGPYTVQLSRGQKSNVDPVNGWQRVL is encoded by the coding sequence ATGGGAACACTTCAGCCATTTTCATTCACAGAGAATAAATTAATTGCCTTCTATCTTGGAGGACGTGCGCCTCGATGCAGCTTAGAGCTCCACGATGTGATGTTTCTCGTGGGCAAATCATCAGAGGAACTTATACCTCAGATAAAAGAAAATTGGTTTGGCACTCCTAAGTCCCTGCATGTGGACTCTTGGTTGGCCCTCGAGAACGTCGAGGGTTACGATATCACTGTCAGTAAAGGTCAGAATAATAATCAGAGAAAAAGTAAAGATGATCTCAAGCTGTATTTTGTGAATTTGGGAGCTTATAAAAAAGAAGTGTTCGGCGAAATGCACTACATGAAGTTTTTGGTCGCGGAGTCTCCCCTTGAGGCCAAAAATAAAGCCAAGAAAAATTTAGAAAATGATTTAGTCGAACTTCACACCGATGATCTCTATGACATCGATGACTGTATCGAGATCGAAAAGATTGGCCCCTACACCGTTCAGTTAAGCCGAGGTCAAAAGTCAAACGTTGATCCCGTTAACGGATGGCAGAGAGTCTTATAA
- a CDS encoding glutamine--tRNA ligase/YqeY domain fusion protein: MAHPHKNDHKNPVEAPNFLRQIIETDIKSGKHGGQVVTRFPPEPNGYLHLGHAKSICLNFGLAQDYNGRCHLRFDDTNPETEDVEYVESIKADVKWLGYDWGNDLFYASNYFQQLYDWAELLIQNGKAYVCSLNEEELREYRGDFTTPGRNSPYRDRSVQENLDLFRRMKAGEFEEGQHVLRAKIDMQSPNMNMRDPLLYRIRKVSHHNTGDKWCIYPMYDYAHPLSDAIERITHSICTLEFQDHRPFYDWCIQNVPTGGEPHQYEFARMNMTYLVMSKRKLLQLVKENLVSGWDDPRMPTISGIRRRGYTPESIQLFAKRIGVAKAESIIEYDILENCVRDDLDNVAHRAMAVLNPIKVVIENYPEGKEEIIETQVHPKKPEMGHRKIYFGREVYIDAADFMENPPADFFRLAPGKEARLRNAYVIKCKEVIKNASGQIVELRCDYDVATLGGKPTSDGRKVKGMMHWVSASKCVDAEVRIYGRLFKVPDPENVPEGKTFKDNLNPESLKIIKNAKLEWSLNEAKPELRYQFERVGYFCLDSKDSKPNAMVFNAIVDLASSK; the protein is encoded by the coding sequence ATGGCTCATCCTCATAAAAACGATCATAAAAATCCTGTCGAAGCACCTAATTTTTTACGTCAAATTATCGAGACCGATATCAAATCGGGTAAGCATGGAGGCCAAGTTGTCACTCGCTTTCCTCCGGAGCCCAATGGCTATCTCCATCTCGGTCACGCCAAGTCCATCTGTCTGAATTTTGGACTCGCCCAGGATTACAATGGACGTTGCCATCTGCGCTTTGACGACACCAATCCCGAGACGGAAGATGTCGAATATGTCGAATCGATTAAAGCCGACGTTAAATGGTTAGGCTATGATTGGGGGAACGATCTTTTTTACGCGTCCAACTATTTCCAACAACTTTATGATTGGGCCGAACTTCTCATTCAAAATGGGAAAGCTTATGTCTGTAGTTTAAACGAGGAAGAGCTTCGAGAGTATCGCGGTGACTTTACCACTCCGGGACGCAACAGTCCCTACCGTGATCGCTCTGTGCAAGAAAACTTAGATCTGTTCCGTCGTATGAAGGCTGGAGAGTTCGAAGAAGGTCAACATGTCCTACGCGCCAAAATCGACATGCAATCGCCGAACATGAACATGCGTGATCCTTTACTTTACCGTATTCGTAAAGTGAGTCATCACAACACGGGCGACAAATGGTGCATCTATCCGATGTACGATTACGCTCACCCGCTCTCAGACGCCATCGAGCGCATCACTCATTCGATTTGCACTTTGGAATTTCAAGATCACCGCCCCTTTTATGACTGGTGTATACAAAACGTTCCCACCGGCGGCGAACCTCATCAGTATGAGTTTGCTCGAATGAACATGACTTATTTGGTGATGAGCAAACGTAAACTGCTTCAGTTAGTGAAAGAAAATTTAGTCAGTGGCTGGGATGATCCCCGGATGCCGACCATTTCAGGAATTCGTCGACGGGGCTACACTCCTGAATCGATCCAACTTTTTGCAAAACGCATCGGTGTCGCCAAAGCGGAGAGTATTATTGAGTACGATATTTTAGAAAACTGTGTGCGTGACGATCTCGACAATGTCGCTCACCGTGCGATGGCGGTTTTAAATCCCATCAAAGTGGTGATTGAAAACTATCCCGAAGGGAAAGAAGAAATCATCGAGACGCAAGTGCATCCTAAAAAACCGGAGATGGGTCATCGAAAAATTTATTTCGGTCGCGAGGTCTACATCGATGCTGCCGATTTTATGGAAAATCCTCCGGCGGATTTCTTTCGTTTAGCTCCCGGCAAAGAAGCGCGTTTGCGTAATGCCTATGTGATCAAGTGCAAAGAAGTGATTAAAAATGCCAGCGGTCAAATTGTAGAACTCCGTTGCGATTACGATGTCGCTACTCTCGGCGGCAAACCCACCTCCGACGGTCGCAAGGTGAAAGGCATGATGCACTGGGTGTCTGCGAGCAAGTGCGTGGATGCCGAAGTTCGCATCTACGGTCGACTTTTTAAAGTGCCAGATCCGGAGAACGTTCCGGAAGGAAAAACTTTTAAAGACAATTTGAATCCTGAATCTTTAAAAATCATCAAGAACGCCAAACTCGAATGGAGCCTTAATGAGGCCAAGCCCGAGCTGCGCTATCAGTTTGAGCGCGTCGGATACTTTTGCTTGGACAGTAAGGACTCTAAGCCTAACGCCATGGTCTTTAACGCCATCGTCGATTTGGCCAGTAGCAAGTAG